The Nitrospirota bacterium genome segment TCCCGCCGAGATAATTATTGTTGATGACGGCTCAACCGACTCAACAGCAGAAGCGGCTAAGGGCTATCCTGTCAAATATATTTATCAGGAGAATGCCGGACCTGCAAAGGCGAGAAACACAGGCTGGAAGGCATCGGCAGGAGAGATTGTCTGCTTTACGGATTCTGACTGCATCCCGCAAAAAGACTGGGCCGGCAGGCTTGCAGAGGGTTTTATTGAAGACTCTGTCGGTGCAGTGGGAGGCAGTTATGATATTGCAAACCCTGAAAGCCTTCTTTCCAGATGCATTCATGAAGAGATAAAATTAAGACATTTAAAACTCGGGGCTATGAAGTACATAAGGGCCTTCGGCTCTTATAATGTAGCCATAAAACGGCATGTGCTGGAGGAAACCGGAGGTTTTAACGAAG includes the following:
- a CDS encoding glycosyltransferase family 2 protein; this translates as MVRKPLSIVIPVYNRADILPSVIKALLDQEYPAEIIIVDDGSTDSTAEAAKGYPVKYIYQENAGPAKARNTGWKASAGEIVCFTDSDCIPQKDWAGRLAEGFIEDSVGAVGGSYDIANPESLLSRCIHEEIKLRHLKLGAMKYIRAFGSYNVAIKRHVLEETGGFNE